A portion of the Oxynema aestuarii AP17 genome contains these proteins:
- a CDS encoding MlaD family protein, translated as MRSRTLREGSVGLLILGALGLFGGIVLWLKGVTLGPQSYRILVEFANVVGMQEGASVRYRGVKVGRISSIQPGTNGVEVELTISPPDLVMPSEVLIEANQGGLIGETVVDITPLKPVPTRSANAPKPLDPQCNSDEIVCARDRLKGQIGVSFDELVRGSIRFTRLFSDPAFFNNLNSLVKNTTAASAEVTQLTRQINVLSQSVQKELTAVSSSTNQSALAIATAARQIGNAAGEFGSIADEIGTSVGEIGGAARQFGAIADDIGTSANRLNLTTVEVYRLVSNVNSLVASNRGTLVSTLNNLNQTSEQVRRTISAIAPTLANVEGQIGGGNFGTLFDNLNTLANNAAEVSANAAEASAALREFSSAVGTPTNLLLLQQTLDSARATFQNAQKITSDLDELTGDPTLRENIRNLIESLSDLLSSTQHLEQQTLLAQSLGTLSSTVHSATAHDPSALPSVSVEAIEPSLSQSP; from the coding sequence ATGCGATCGCGAACACTCAGAGAAGGATCGGTCGGGTTGTTAATTCTCGGCGCTTTGGGCTTATTTGGCGGGATTGTTTTGTGGTTGAAAGGGGTGACCCTCGGCCCGCAAAGTTACCGGATTTTAGTCGAGTTTGCCAATGTCGTCGGAATGCAAGAGGGGGCCTCGGTTCGTTATCGCGGGGTCAAGGTCGGTAGAATCAGCTCGATTCAACCGGGAACGAATGGGGTTGAAGTCGAACTGACGATTTCGCCACCGGATTTGGTGATGCCTTCAGAAGTCCTGATCGAAGCCAATCAAGGGGGGTTAATTGGCGAAACGGTGGTCGATATTACCCCTCTCAAACCCGTACCCACCCGGTCGGCGAACGCGCCAAAACCGTTGGATCCTCAATGCAATTCCGATGAAATTGTCTGCGCCCGAGATCGCCTCAAAGGGCAAATCGGTGTTAGTTTTGATGAATTGGTGCGCGGATCGATTCGTTTTACACGCTTGTTTAGCGATCCGGCCTTTTTTAATAACCTCAATTCTCTGGTCAAAAATACGACGGCAGCGAGTGCCGAAGTGACCCAACTCACCCGACAAATCAACGTCCTCAGTCAGTCGGTTCAAAAAGAACTGACGGCGGTTTCGAGTTCGACCAATCAATCGGCGCTGGCGATCGCCACGGCGGCCCGTCAAATCGGCAATGCGGCGGGGGAATTCGGTTCGATCGCCGATGAAATCGGCACCTCCGTCGGCGAAATCGGCGGTGCGGCCCGTCAATTTGGGGCGATCGCCGACGATATCGGTACCTCCGCCAACCGCCTCAATTTGACCACGGTGGAGGTCTACCGCCTCGTTTCTAATGTTAATTCTCTCGTCGCCAGCAATCGCGGCACCCTCGTTTCGACCCTCAACAATCTCAATCAAACCAGCGAGCAAGTCCGACGGACGATCTCCGCGATCGCCCCGACCTTAGCCAATGTAGAAGGTCAAATCGGAGGCGGCAATTTTGGCACGTTATTCGACAATCTCAATACCCTCGCCAATAATGCCGCCGAAGTGTCGGCCAATGCTGCCGAAGCCTCTGCGGCCCTGCGCGAGTTTTCCTCGGCGGTCGGAACCCCCACCAATCTCTTGCTGCTACAACAAACTCTCGATTCGGCTCGCGCTACTTTCCAAAATGCCCAAAAAATCACGTCGGATCTCGACGAACTCACCGGAGATCCGACGTTACGGGAAAATATCCGCAATTTGATCGAAAGTTTGAGCGATTTGCTCTCTTCTACCCAACATTTAGAGCAACAAACCCTGTTAGCTCAAAGCCTCGGCACCCTTTCGTCTACGGTTCATTCGGCGACGGCTCACGATCCGAGTGCGCTCCCTTCGGTGTCTGTAGAGGCGATCGAGCCTTCTCTTTCTCAATCTCCCTAA
- a CDS encoding ABC transporter ATP-binding protein — MTEPLIQLKGISKAFGNNVILDRVDLSIYPCEALSIIGPSGTGKSTILRIIAGLLAPDEGEVYIQGERRKGWVDDLADPIGIGMVFQNAALFDSLTVDENVGFLLYQHSKLPRRRIRQLVSEKLEMVGLPGIGNLYPAELSGGMRKRVSFARAIMANPEDPKASPEVLLYDEPTAGLDPIASTVIEDLIRDLQAAQGGCSTYVMVTHQQSTIRRTSDRIIFLYGGKIQWEGSVADSESTDHQAVQQFFSGNIDGPIQAFG; from the coding sequence ATGACTGAACCGTTAATCCAACTCAAGGGAATCTCTAAAGCCTTTGGCAATAACGTCATCCTCGATCGCGTCGATCTCTCAATTTATCCTTGTGAAGCCCTTTCGATCATCGGGCCGTCGGGAACCGGAAAATCGACAATCTTGCGAATTATCGCAGGCTTGCTCGCCCCCGACGAAGGAGAAGTTTACATTCAAGGCGAGCGCCGCAAAGGCTGGGTAGATGACCTTGCCGATCCGATCGGGATCGGGATGGTGTTTCAGAATGCCGCATTATTCGACTCGCTCACCGTCGATGAAAATGTCGGATTTCTCCTTTACCAGCATTCTAAATTACCTCGGCGTCGGATTCGCCAACTCGTCAGTGAAAAATTAGAAATGGTAGGATTGCCCGGAATTGGCAATCTTTACCCGGCAGAACTATCCGGCGGGATGCGAAAGCGGGTAAGTTTTGCCCGAGCGATTATGGCCAATCCCGAGGATCCCAAAGCCAGCCCGGAAGTCTTGCTCTACGACGAACCCACCGCCGGATTAGATCCGATCGCCTCGACGGTGATCGAAGATTTGATCCGCGACTTACAAGCTGCTCAAGGGGGGTGCAGTACCTACGTGATGGTCACCCACCAACAAAGTACCATTCGCCGGACTTCAGACCGTATCATTTTTCTGTACGGGGGAAAGATACAGTGGGAAGGCAGCGTCGCCGACAGCGAAAGTACGGATCATCAAGCCGTCCAGCAATTTTTCAGTGGCAATATTGACGGCCCGATTCAAGCTTTTGGCTGA
- a CDS encoding gluconeogenesis factor YvcK family protein, whose protein sequence is MFIALLKQALFAFKRDAPGRRTRMNQWFKWLAPGLFVKRWVLISAGGVFLALLGLSIWIKLTPIYYGIQLIETFLATITSLVPSYISGPLVMLGGIVLILWGQTRTVGSITEVLRPGSDRELVDVLIDHRRLSRGPRIVAIGGGTGLSTLLRGLKQYSANITAIVTVADDGGSSGRLRRENRVLPPGDIRNCLAALAAEEKLLTELFQYRFRAGEGLTGHSFGNLFLTAMMDITGDLERAAAASSQVLAIRGQVLPATLCDVHLWAELADGRKIEGESRISEAGGNIVKIGCIPGNPPALPKAVQAIREADLIIMGPGSLYTSVIPNLLVPEIAEAIACRDVPKIYVCNIMTQPGETQGYTVSDHVKAIDRACGRPLFDSVLAQSQVPSAQALIRYAQDNSHPVFLDREDLANLGRQVVVANVMDEDPQTGYVRHNSQFLGRVLLRWYARVQGIASKE, encoded by the coding sequence ATGTTTATTGCTCTACTCAAACAAGCTTTATTTGCCTTTAAGCGAGATGCTCCAGGTCGCCGCACGCGGATGAACCAGTGGTTTAAATGGCTCGCTCCCGGTTTATTTGTCAAGCGTTGGGTTCTCATCAGTGCGGGTGGGGTCTTTTTGGCCTTGTTGGGATTGTCAATTTGGATTAAATTGACCCCGATTTATTACGGGATTCAGTTAATCGAGACCTTTTTAGCGACAATTACCAGTCTCGTTCCCAGTTATATTAGCGGTCCGCTCGTGATGCTCGGCGGCATCGTTTTGATTTTGTGGGGACAAACTCGCACCGTCGGCTCGATTACAGAAGTATTGCGTCCGGGAAGCGATCGCGAACTGGTAGACGTACTGATCGACCACCGCCGCCTCAGTCGTGGCCCGAGGATCGTGGCGATCGGTGGCGGGACGGGGCTTTCGACCTTATTGCGCGGGTTGAAACAATATAGCGCCAATATTACGGCGATCGTCACCGTCGCCGACGATGGCGGCTCTTCCGGGCGCCTGCGTCGCGAAAATCGCGTGTTGCCCCCGGGAGATATTCGCAACTGTTTGGCGGCGTTGGCGGCGGAAGAAAAGTTATTGACGGAGTTATTTCAATATCGTTTTAGAGCCGGGGAAGGACTAACCGGACATAGTTTCGGTAATTTATTCCTGACGGCGATGATGGATATTACCGGAGATTTGGAACGGGCGGCGGCGGCGAGTTCTCAAGTGTTGGCCATACGCGGTCAGGTGCTCCCCGCGACCCTTTGTGACGTTCATTTATGGGCTGAATTGGCCGACGGGCGCAAAATCGAAGGCGAATCGCGCATCAGCGAAGCTGGGGGCAATATTGTCAAAATTGGTTGCATTCCGGGCAATCCCCCGGCTTTACCGAAAGCGGTGCAGGCGATTCGCGAGGCGGATTTGATTATTATGGGACCCGGAAGCCTTTACACGAGCGTGATTCCCAATTTGTTAGTGCCGGAAATTGCGGAGGCGATCGCCTGTCGGGACGTTCCTAAAATTTACGTGTGCAATATCATGACCCAACCGGGGGAAACCCAAGGGTACACGGTCTCGGATCACGTCAAGGCGATCGATCGCGCCTGCGGTCGTCCTCTGTTCGATTCGGTCTTAGCTCAGAGTCAAGTCCCGTCCGCTCAAGCCCTGATTCGCTACGCTCAAGATAATTCCCATCCGGTCTTTCTCGATCGCGAAGATTTGGCCAATTTGGGCCGGCAGGTCGTCGTCGCTAATGTTATGGATGAAGATCCGCAAACGGGTTACGTCCGCCATAATTCCCAATTCTTGGGACGAGTGTTGTTACGCTGGTATGCCCGGGTTCAGGGAATAGCGAGTAAAGAGTAA
- the tsaE gene encoding tRNA (adenosine(37)-N6)-threonylcarbamoyltransferase complex ATPase subunit type 1 TsaE: protein MNPDVRKHKKSELWLADAEATRSLGKRLGERCPAGTVILLEGDLGAGKTTLVQGIGEGLGLDEAIVSPTFTLIVEYLDGRLPLYHLDLYRLEPKDIPSLNLESYWEGIEVEPGIVAIEWSARLPYLPPDYLRIALTHCDRGRSATIEKVGDWQEVI, encoded by the coding sequence ATGAATCCAGACGTTAGAAAGCACAAAAAATCTGAATTGTGGTTGGCGGATGCAGAGGCGACGCGATCGCTGGGCAAGCGCTTGGGCGAACGGTGTCCGGCGGGTACGGTAATTTTGCTCGAAGGGGATCTCGGTGCGGGCAAAACAACCCTCGTTCAAGGGATTGGAGAAGGGTTGGGACTCGATGAGGCGATCGTCAGTCCGACATTTACCTTGATTGTGGAATATCTCGACGGTCGCCTGCCACTGTACCACCTCGATTTATATCGTTTGGAACCGAAAGATATTCCGAGTTTGAATTTAGAAAGTTATTGGGAAGGGATCGAGGTCGAACCGGGGATCGTGGCGATCGAATGGTCGGCCCGATTGCCCTATCTCCCTCCCGACTATTTGCGGATTGCCCTCACCCACTGCGATCGCGGCAGATCGGCCACTATTGAGAAGGTTGGGGATTGGCAAGAGGTCATTTGA
- the lepB gene encoding signal peptidase I, whose amino-acid sequence MTRAQEPVSDSKLHSGDRADAESRQENPWIEGLKTIGLSAVLALGIRHFVAEARYIPSGSMLPTLQINDRLIVDKLVYRFKEPQRGDIIVFSPTEALQRQNFKDAFIKRVIGLPGETIEVKGGRVYVNDRPLRESYIEDRPNYQYGPVTVPEDSYLVLGDNRNNSYDSHYWGFVPQDRIIGRAAVRFWPPNRLGGLDPQPLYPVTPSVTP is encoded by the coding sequence ATGACTCGTGCGCAGGAACCCGTGTCCGATTCTAAATTGCATTCCGGCGATCGCGCAGACGCCGAATCCCGTCAAGAAAATCCCTGGATAGAGGGACTCAAAACGATTGGCTTGAGTGCGGTTTTAGCGTTAGGAATCCGCCATTTCGTGGCTGAAGCTCGCTACATCCCTTCAGGTTCGATGCTTCCGACGCTCCAGATTAACGATCGCCTGATTGTCGATAAACTGGTTTATCGCTTCAAAGAACCTCAACGGGGTGACATTATCGTTTTTTCGCCGACCGAAGCGCTGCAACGACAAAATTTTAAGGACGCCTTCATCAAACGGGTGATCGGTTTACCGGGAGAAACCATAGAAGTCAAGGGCGGGCGGGTTTACGTCAACGATCGCCCCTTGCGCGAAAGCTACATTGAAGACCGTCCCAATTACCAATACGGTCCGGTGACCGTCCCGGAGGATTCCTATTTAGTCCTCGGCGACAATCGCAATAACAGTTACGACAGTCATTATTGGGGTTTTGTCCCGCAAGATCGGATTATCGGTCGGGCGGCGGTTCGCTTCTGGCCCCCCAATCGTCTCGGGGGTCTCGACCCACAACCCCTGTATCCGGTCACTCCGTCGGTGACTCCCTAA